In Armatimonadota bacterium, the following proteins share a genomic window:
- a CDS encoding uroporphyrinogen decarboxylase family protein, with translation MNREYYLRLANEGLRMPIGSDLVLHEQPDPAAVVVDGERLGKVIEETARRYNTPIAVSRMDLELEKAVLLKILGIPEADIPKYQFTSCPTDAQVASVGSGFRPGIHPKMDAHIDSIRYIAANTDLVPVGMTIGPFSLMTKLVRDPISPIYMAGMGLTAEEEPELEMVERVLEMGTRLILKSVSAQIDAGAKLVFIAEPAANKVYLSPNQIEKGSDIFDRYPMKYLKRIKAFLDERNVDLLFHCCGELIDVMVAKFTELRPVILSLGSSRILWEDAALVPKDIVLYGNLPSKRFYDDALISLEDVVRTSEDLLAKMREAGHPFILGSECDVLSVPGCQDTLMRKADAIAGLN, from the coding sequence TTGAACAGAGAATACTACCTCCGCCTGGCCAACGAGGGTCTGCGGATGCCCATAGGAAGCGACCTGGTGTTGCACGAGCAGCCCGATCCCGCCGCTGTGGTCGTGGACGGCGAACGCCTCGGCAAAGTCATCGAAGAGACGGCGCGCCGTTATAACACGCCGATTGCGGTGTCCCGCATGGACCTTGAGCTCGAGAAGGCCGTGCTGCTCAAAATCCTGGGCATCCCGGAAGCCGATATCCCGAAGTACCAGTTCACTTCGTGCCCAACCGATGCGCAGGTCGCATCAGTCGGGAGCGGTTTCAGGCCCGGCATCCACCCGAAGATGGACGCACACATCGATTCCATCCGGTACATCGCCGCAAACACGGACCTCGTGCCGGTTGGCATGACGATCGGTCCGTTCTCGCTCATGACGAAACTGGTCCGCGACCCCATCTCGCCGATCTACATGGCGGGGATGGGGCTCACGGCGGAGGAAGAGCCCGAACTGGAGATGGTGGAGCGAGTGCTGGAGATGGGCACACGCCTGATCCTTAAGTCAGTCTCTGCGCAGATCGACGCCGGCGCCAAACTCGTCTTCATCGCCGAACCCGCCGCCAACAAGGTCTACCTCTCGCCCAACCAGATAGAGAAGGGCTCGGACATCTTCGACCGCTACCCGATGAAGTACCTGAAGCGTATCAAGGCCTTCCTGGACGAGCGGAACGTGGACCTGTTATTCCACTGCTGCGGCGAACTCATCGACGTGATGGTGGCGAAGTTCACCGAACTGCGGCCGGTCATCCTGAGCCTCGGCAGCAGCCGCATCCTGTGGGAGGATGCCGCGCTGGTGCCGAAAGACATTGTGCTGTACGGAAACCTGCCGTCCAAGCGCTTCTACGACGACGCCCTTATCTCGCTGGAGGACGTGGTGCGCACTTCGGAGGACTTGCTGGCGAAGATGCGGGAGGCCGGCCATCCGTTTATCCTCGGCAGCGAGTGCGACGTGCTGAGCGTTCCCGGCTGTCAGGACACGTTGATGCGCAAGGCCGACGCCATCGCCGGCCTCAACTGA
- a CDS encoding right-handed parallel beta-helix repeat-containing protein: MVTIRRIAALTLWAALAAAGQASVLRVDSRSTAASPDGLTWTSAFPTVQAALNKSIAGDEVWVAAGTYTESVAIPVGVSLLGGFADTEATGSARDPVGNKTILMGPGISSAPSASATVVMLPMAATPETMVDGFTITNGGGKAVQIASQSGACSGRDGGGWRKVYLEFRGGAVMVPGGSPTITNNVITGNSTAHSAMTGSVSCHSVAYYYQAGDGGGIYVAAGASPYIAGNIISNNAGQHGGGVYCVGSSPVLTDNIVSGNTAVFTGGGVDIAPPASSDAAAGPMLLSGNIFRGNSAGTDGGGVCGTAEIRSGVFDANVAGGNGGGFAGGGSVTDCVFTGNSANAGGGGISATAACTVVRCTFRLDSALSGGAVASANSLGFLRDCVLTDNVAGQNGAALSIGGSSVIENNTIALNTSPLGCVTLSGGGGFSQRILLENNIVADNQSGIDIHGARVAVRFNDVYANGGGDYLGIPGETGRDGNISIDPGFVDPSIGDFRLGPASPCVDVGDSGLVPGSSTDREGFPRLMGKAVDLGAFERLGATLVATRGPLHVSSTGTDTNDGLTWATAKGTLQNALDTAWSLGGAEIWVSSGTYDGPLTARAPVQVYGGFAGTEVTRDARNWATNATAVDGHLLGSSIYVDDSEAGRFDAFVLDGFHVVNGLDQAVGGGMTCGPVTLSVVNNVIENNAGAQGGGIYAAASTGEIARNTIRNNQPPSGSSTPSHGGGVFAGASVDVQANVITGNTSDIGGGVYGAGSVIGNTISANTATQSGGGAYSCDLVSRNVIQGNKSAFAGGGIMLASTIEDNLITQNTSGTFGGGADVQSGARVLNNTFIGNSSAAEATDIGTGPGGALSIEYGGGLVVPDVVANNIVAFNSSGITMLNLNTTYSDNDMYGNTDADWNGLSAPPGTLSVDPLFVNRSGQGYQLQAGSPCIDAGDDSVVTLAALDLAGNARKIGAHVDIGAYEYVEAGAFGIRMHPVRLPSRAG; the protein is encoded by the coding sequence ATGGTTACAATCCGCCGCATTGCGGCGCTGACCTTATGGGCCGCTCTCGCCGCAGCGGGGCAGGCGTCCGTTCTCCGCGTCGACTCGCGGTCGACGGCGGCTTCTCCGGACGGGCTAACCTGGACGTCTGCTTTCCCCACCGTCCAGGCCGCACTGAATAAGTCTATTGCCGGCGACGAAGTCTGGGTGGCCGCCGGCACCTACACGGAGTCCGTTGCCATTCCCGTCGGCGTCTCGCTCCTGGGAGGCTTCGCGGACACCGAAGCAACCGGCAGCGCGAGGGATCCTGTCGGTAACAAAACCATCCTGATGGGCCCCGGTATCTCCAGTGCTCCGTCTGCGTCGGCCACAGTCGTTATGCTGCCGATGGCGGCGACTCCCGAGACGATGGTGGACGGCTTCACCATCACGAACGGTGGGGGCAAGGCTGTTCAGATTGCATCGCAGTCGGGGGCATGCAGCGGCCGCGACGGGGGCGGGTGGCGAAAGGTCTATCTGGAATTCCGCGGTGGGGCCGTGATGGTACCGGGCGGATCTCCGACCATCACAAACAACGTCATCACGGGAAACTCCACGGCACACTCCGCGATGACCGGCAGCGTGAGCTGCCACAGTGTGGCTTACTATTACCAGGCCGGCGACGGCGGTGGGATCTACGTGGCGGCCGGCGCGTCGCCATACATAGCCGGTAACATCATTTCCAACAACGCTGGGCAGCATGGCGGCGGCGTGTATTGTGTTGGGTCGTCGCCTGTGCTTACCGACAATATCGTTAGCGGGAACACTGCCGTGTTCACGGGAGGCGGCGTGGACATCGCTCCGCCTGCAAGCTCGGACGCTGCAGCAGGGCCCATGCTGCTCTCCGGGAATATCTTCCGCGGCAACTCAGCCGGCACGGACGGTGGCGGTGTTTGCGGGACGGCGGAGATCAGGTCCGGCGTGTTCGATGCGAACGTGGCAGGAGGGAATGGAGGCGGTTTCGCCGGCGGTGGATCGGTTACCGACTGCGTCTTTACCGGAAACAGCGCGAATGCAGGAGGTGGCGGAATTTCCGCTACGGCAGCCTGCACTGTGGTGAGATGCACATTCCGATTGGATTCGGCGCTGTCCGGTGGTGCGGTTGCGTCCGCCAACTCGCTTGGATTCCTGCGCGATTGCGTTCTGACGGACAACGTGGCCGGTCAGAACGGCGCCGCCTTGTCGATCGGCGGCAGTTCCGTGATTGAGAACAACACGATCGCGCTGAACACGTCACCGCTCGGCTGCGTTACGCTGAGCGGCGGCGGCGGCTTCTCGCAGAGGATCCTGCTGGAGAACAATATCGTCGCTGACAACCAATCCGGTATCGACATTCACGGAGCCAGGGTTGCCGTTCGATTCAACGACGTCTACGCGAATGGAGGCGGGGACTACCTCGGAATCCCGGGCGAAACCGGCCGCGATGGCAACATATCGATCGACCCAGGCTTCGTAGATCCGTCGATCGGCGACTTCCGGCTGGGACCGGCCTCACCCTGCGTCGATGTTGGGGATTCGGGTCTTGTGCCGGGCAGCTCGACCGACCGGGAGGGCTTCCCACGCCTGATGGGAAAGGCAGTGGATCTCGGAGCTTTCGAGCGCCTTGGCGCCACGCTGGTGGCAACGCGTGGACCGCTCCACGTATCATCAACCGGCACGGATACGAACGACGGCCTCACCTGGGCAACCGCCAAGGGCACGCTTCAGAACGCGTTGGACACCGCGTGGTCGCTGGGTGGAGCCGAAATCTGGGTGTCGTCCGGGACATACGACGGGCCGCTCACGGCGAGAGCGCCGGTCCAGGTGTATGGCGGATTCGCCGGCACGGAGGTCACCCGCGATGCGAGAAACTGGGCGACGAATGCGACGGCCGTTGACGGCCATCTGCTTGGCAGCAGCATCTATGTAGATGACTCGGAGGCGGGCCGGTTCGACGCCTTTGTCCTGGATGGTTTCCACGTGGTCAATGGTCTCGATCAAGCGGTCGGAGGCGGGATGACCTGCGGGCCGGTGACTCTCAGCGTAGTCAACAACGTTATCGAGAACAACGCCGGCGCACAAGGCGGCGGCATCTACGCTGCTGCGTCCACCGGCGAGATCGCTCGGAACACAATCCGGAACAATCAGCCTCCCTCCGGTTCATCGACGCCCAGCCACGGTGGCGGGGTGTTTGCCGGCGCTTCGGTAGATGTCCAGGCGAACGTCATCACGGGCAACACCAGCGACATCGGTGGCGGCGTCTACGGTGCGGGCAGCGTCATCGGGAACACGATATCCGCAAACACCGCAACGCAGTCCGGAGGAGGCGCTTACTCATGCGACCTCGTTTCCCGGAATGTCATCCAGGGCAACAAATCGGCGTTCGCCGGCGGAGGCATCATGCTTGCGTCGACGATAGAAGATAACCTCATCACCCAGAATACCTCCGGAACGTTCGGAGGCGGAGCCGACGTACAGTCCGGCGCAAGGGTGCTGAACAACACGTTCATCGGCAACTCCTCGGCGGCCGAAGCGACCGATATCGGCACCGGTCCAGGCGGCGCCTTAAGCATCGAATACGGGGGAGGGCTTGTGGTACCCGACGTCGTCGCCAACAACATCGTTGCGTTCAACTCATCCGGAATCACGATGCTGAATCTCAACACGACATACAGCGACAATGACATGTACGGGAACACGGACGCGGACTGGAACGGCCTCAGCGCTCCACCGGGCACCTTGTCCGTCGATCCGCTCTTCGTGAACCGTTCGGGGCAGGGTTACCAGCTTCAGGCCGGCTCGCCGTGTATCGATGCCGGAGACGACAGCGTGGTTACCCTGGCCGCGCTCGATCTGGCCGGCAACGCGCGCAAGATCGGCGCGCACGTTGATATCGGCGCGTACGAGTACGTGGAGGCGGGCGCATTTGGGATCCGGATGCATCCCGTGCGCTTGCCATCGCGGGCGGGTTGA